A section of the Arcobacter roscoffensis genome encodes:
- a CDS encoding helix-turn-helix transcriptional regulator — translation MKKHDYDKILFRLTSIWQRLREGEILSVKDLAKEYNVSTKTIQRDFNERLASKLPIEKSGHKWKVKEGHSIDKNLSFEEDLVLDILKELSLSMGNTFSSSTNKLFSKIQNRHETPIFSKIEIEDISNKTEIIKDIQESIKNKTQIQFQYKNKYRFIEPYKITTFDGYWYLYGNDILTNRLKTFYIKDIESLNSTDKTYKENPNAIEKLKLAINVWFEPNEDLFQIRLLVKKEISKYFVRRPLNSSQIITKKYNDESIEILLDITSENEILFELKKWQPHLLVIEPKSLAKKILIINREFLDNQLELLI, via the coding sequence ATGAAAAAACATGATTATGATAAGATACTTTTTAGACTAACTTCCATTTGGCAACGCCTACGTGAAGGGGAAATATTAAGTGTAAAAGACTTAGCCAAAGAGTACAATGTATCTACAAAAACCATACAACGTGACTTCAATGAACGCTTAGCTTCAAAGCTACCTATTGAAAAAAGTGGACATAAGTGGAAGGTGAAAGAAGGTCATAGTATTGATAAAAACTTAAGCTTTGAAGAGGACTTGGTTTTAGATATATTAAAAGAGTTGTCTTTATCTATGGGAAATACCTTTAGTTCTAGTACAAATAAACTATTTTCTAAAATACAAAACAGACATGAAACACCTATTTTTTCTAAAATAGAAATAGAAGATATTAGTAATAAAACAGAAATCATAAAAGACATACAAGAAAGTATCAAAAATAAAACACAAATCCAATTTCAATACAAAAATAAATATAGATTTATTGAACCTTATAAAATCACTACCTTTGATGGATACTGGTATCTTTATGGAAATGATATTTTAACAAATAGACTTAAAACCTTTTATATAAAAGATATTGAGTCTTTAAACTCTACAGACAAAACATATAAAGAAAACCCAAATGCTATTGAGAAACTAAAACTTGCAATAAATGTCTGGTTTGAACCAAATGAAGATCTATTTCAAATAAGACTTCTAGTAAAAAAAGAAATCTCTAAATATTTTGTTAGAAGACCTCTTAACTCTTCTCAAATTATTACAAAAAAGTATAATGATGAATCTATTGAAATACTCTTAGATATTACAAGTGAAAATGAGATTTTATTTGAACTAAAAAAGTGGCAACCCCATCTTTTAGTAATAGAACCAAAATCACTAGCTAAAAAAATTCTTATTATAAATAGAGAATTTTTAGACAATCAGTTGGAACTTTTGATTTAA
- a CDS encoding HD domain-containing phosphohydrolase, giving the protein MLIFLISTVIITTLLLQYHFSKDLAFKATNDKFKEMSEKIDLKVKSLDKRNNDIISTFEIFDEIKITPEKDLRHPLLALFTTTLKNNTHIYALYTGNKNGDFYEVINLDIDESLRKKYKVSKQIKWLVVKIYKEKNQRIKYEEFLDEELNQLKSSRHVASYNPSLRPWFKEALKSDIIIKTKPYMYTNLEAKGITYAKAIENTNLVFGIDVSLKSMNNYLKKQSLSNIDQIFLFKKGGEISSYVNFKNKKNDISVMPYSEITKKAKINLKKHNFMMKIDNQDYFVHISQIKSIYKVKDYLAILTPVDTIIQPYLDKIYSSFFITILILTFTIPLIYYSTRVLVIPVQALMKENDKISKRDFDNVSHVNTRIKEFKELSISLVQMANSIKSYQEKQKELMDSFIKLIASAIDAKSKYTGGHCERVPILTNLLANAASESKGSIFKDFELKTKEEKRELNIAAWLHDCGKVTTPEYVVDKATKLETIYNRIHEIRTRFEVIYRDKTIEMYKNILNGANQEEEKDKLQKEYIKLQEEFKKIADANIGGEFMKDEDIEEIKNIASRTWIKYFDDTIGLSKEEEQRLSKNKEFEPKQEKLLDDKNEHIIKREHFNHEEYNKYKFKIDVPKDLYNLGEVYNLTIKKGTLTKEERFKINEHMIMSIIMLEQLPFPNNLKKVPEYAGAHHETLIGTGYPRKLTKKDMSIPARIMAIADIFEALTASDRPYKEAKTLSQSIKILSFMVKDKHIDEDIFKLFLTSGVYKEYAEKFLKEEQIDEVDISLYIKS; this is encoded by the coding sequence TTGTTAATTTTTCTTATTTCTACAGTTATAATAACTACACTATTACTGCAGTATCATTTCTCAAAAGACTTAGCATTTAAAGCAACAAATGACAAGTTTAAAGAAATGTCAGAAAAAATAGACCTAAAAGTGAAATCATTAGATAAAAGAAATAATGATATTATATCTACATTTGAGATTTTTGATGAAATAAAAATAACACCAGAAAAAGACTTAAGGCATCCTCTTTTAGCTTTATTTACAACAACCTTAAAAAATAACACTCATATATATGCTTTATACACTGGAAATAAAAATGGAGACTTTTACGAGGTAATAAATCTAGATATAGACGAAAGCTTAAGAAAAAAATATAAAGTATCAAAACAAATAAAATGGCTTGTTGTAAAAATATACAAAGAAAAAAATCAAAGAATAAAATATGAAGAGTTCCTTGATGAAGAATTAAATCAATTAAAAAGTTCAAGACATGTAGCTTCTTACAATCCATCTCTTAGGCCTTGGTTTAAGGAAGCTTTAAAAAGTGACATAATTATAAAAACCAAACCTTACATGTATACAAATCTAGAAGCAAAGGGAATAACTTATGCAAAAGCGATTGAAAATACAAATTTAGTTTTTGGGATTGATGTATCTTTGAAAAGTATGAATAATTATCTAAAAAAGCAGTCCTTATCAAATATAGATCAAATCTTTTTATTTAAAAAAGGTGGAGAGATTTCATCTTATGTAAACTTTAAAAATAAAAAAAATGATATTTCAGTCATGCCATACAGTGAAATCACTAAAAAAGCAAAAATCAATCTTAAAAAACACAATTTTATGATGAAAATAGATAATCAAGATTATTTTGTTCATATCTCACAAATCAAGTCTATTTATAAAGTAAAAGATTACCTTGCGATTTTAACTCCTGTAGATACTATTATTCAACCTTATCTTGATAAAATTTATTCATCATTTTTTATCACTATTCTAATCTTAACATTTACTATTCCATTAATTTACTACTCTACTAGAGTTCTAGTTATTCCAGTGCAAGCTCTGATGAAAGAGAACGATAAAATTTCAAAAAGAGACTTTGATAATGTATCACATGTAAATACAAGAATCAAAGAATTTAAAGAACTGTCAATATCATTAGTTCAAATGGCTAACTCAATAAAAAGTTATCAAGAAAAACAAAAAGAATTAATGGACTCATTTATCAAATTAATTGCAAGTGCTATTGATGCAAAATCAAAATATACAGGTGGGCACTGTGAGAGGGTTCCTATTCTAACAAATTTACTAGCAAATGCTGCTTCTGAGAGCAAAGGTTCTATATTTAAAGATTTTGAGCTTAAAACTAAGGAAGAAAAAAGAGAATTAAACATCGCTGCATGGCTTCATGATTGTGGAAAGGTAACTACACCTGAGTATGTTGTAGATAAGGCTACAAAACTTGAAACTATATACAATAGAATCCATGAAATACGTACAAGATTTGAAGTTATATACAGAGATAAAACAATTGAAATGTATAAAAATATATTAAATGGAGCAAATCAAGAAGAAGAAAAAGATAAGTTGCAAAAAGAATATATTAAATTACAAGAAGAGTTCAAAAAAATTGCTGATGCAAATATTGGTGGTGAATTTATGAAAGATGAGGATATTGAAGAGATTAAAAATATTGCTTCAAGAACTTGGATTAAATATTTTGATGACACAATTGGATTATCAAAAGAAGAAGAACAAAGACTATCAAAAAATAAAGAATTTGAGCCAAAACAAGAAAAACTTCTAGATGATAAAAATGAGCATATTATAAAAAGAGAACATTTTAATCATGAAGAATACAATAAATATAAGTTTAAAATTGATGTACCAAAAGATTTATACAATTTAGGGGAAGTTTATAATTTAACTATAAAAAAAGGAACTCTTACAAAAGAGGAACGATTCAAAATAAATGAACATATGATTATGTCAATTATTATGCTTGAACAACTTCCATTTCCAAATAACTTAAAAAAAGTACCAGAATATGCTGGTGCTCATCATGAAACACTCATAGGTACAGGTTATCCAAGAAAACTTACTAAAAAAGATATGTCAATACCAGCTAGAATTATGGCAATTGCAGATATATTTGAAGCATTAACTGCATCAGATAGACCATATAAAGAAGCAAAAACATTATCGCAATCAATTAAGATACTGAGTTTTATGGTAAAAGATAAACATATTGATGAAGACATATTCAAACTATTTCTAACATCTGGTGTATATAAAGAGTATGCAGAAAAATTTTTAAAAGAAGAACAAATTGATGAAGTTGATATTTCTTTATATATTAAGAGTTAA
- the aat gene encoding leucyl/phenylalanyl-tRNA--protein transferase → MNLNIYPLDKYSFNFPDPLYCNDEGLIAYGGDLNPNRIITAYTKGIFPWYNQNDPILWWSPNPRMVLELDEFKVSRSLAKTISKNIYEIKFDKNFEQTIIECANARKHKEGTWILDEVVEAYIKLHDMNFAHSFEAYFDGELVGGGYGINIGNIFCGESMFAKKSDASKVALFYLVQRLKKSGFKLIDCQVPSLHLESLGAKNISRKEFLSLVENSICNPKVF, encoded by the coding sequence TTGAATCTAAATATATACCCCTTGGATAAATACTCTTTTAACTTTCCTGACCCTTTGTATTGCAATGATGAAGGACTAATTGCCTATGGTGGTGACTTAAATCCAAATAGAATAATCACAGCATATACAAAAGGAATATTCCCTTGGTATAATCAAAATGACCCAATATTATGGTGGTCTCCAAACCCTAGAATGGTACTAGAATTAGATGAGTTTAAAGTCTCTAGAAGTTTAGCTAAAACTATAAGCAAAAATATCTATGAAATAAAATTTGATAAGAATTTTGAACAAACAATTATAGAGTGCGCAAATGCAAGAAAACATAAAGAGGGTACTTGGATTTTAGATGAGGTAGTAGAGGCTTATATAAAACTACATGATATGAACTTCGCTCACTCCTTTGAGGCTTATTTTGACGGAGAGTTAGTAGGTGGAGGTTATGGAATAAATATAGGAAATATATTTTGTGGTGAATCAATGTTTGCTAAAAAAAGTGATGCTTCAAAAGTTGCTTTGTTTTATCTGGTTCAAAGACTTAAAAAAAGTGGCTTTAAACTGATAGATTGCCAAGTTCCAAGCTTACACCTTGAATCACTTGGAGCAAAAAATATATCAAGAAAAGAGTTTTTGTCTTTAGTTGAAAACTCTATTTGTAATCCTAAAGTGTTTTAA
- a CDS encoding c-type cytochrome, with translation MKNILLSSAVAVLLFTGCTEEKKEETTASVEVKQEVQAPVEVKTEEVKAEPTTKEVVVKAADEVKNTVTKAAEDISKSVSTAASKVAEDTPKVVEDTVTKTKEVVNDTVEKTKEVVNNVSKEAAAMVDSMTKEKEEAKPAVNGQALFASCAACHGQNGEKAALGKSQIIKGWDKQQVLDALNGYKNGTYGGAMKGVMTGQVATKTDAEIDALATYISNL, from the coding sequence ATGAAGAACATTTTATTAAGTTCAGCTGTAGCTGTGTTATTATTTACAGGTTGTACTGAAGAAAAAAAAGAAGAAACAACTGCGAGTGTTGAAGTAAAACAAGAGGTTCAAGCACCTGTTGAAGTAAAAACAGAAGAAGTAAAAGCTGAACCTACAACAAAAGAAGTTGTTGTAAAAGCTGCTGATGAAGTTAAAAATACTGTAACAAAAGCTGCTGAAGATATTTCTAAATCAGTTTCAACTGCTGCTTCAAAAGTAGCTGAAGATACACCAAAAGTTGTTGAAGATACAGTTACTAAAACTAAAGAAGTTGTAAATGATACAGTTGAAAAGACTAAAGAAGTTGTTAATAATGTAAGTAAAGAAGCTGCTGCTATGGTTGATTCTATGACTAAAGAAAAAGAAGAAGCAAAACCTGCTGTAAATGGTCAAGCTTTATTTGCTTCATGTGCTGCTTGTCATGGACAAAATGGTGAAAAAGCTGCTTTAGGTAAATCTCAAATTATTAAAGGATGGGATAAACAACAAGTTCTTGATGCTTTAAATGGATATAAAAATGGAACTTATGGTGGAGCTATGAAAGGTGTTATGACTGGACAAGTTGCTACTAAAACTGATGCTGAAATTGACGCATTAGCTACTTATATCTCAAATTTATAA